In the genome of Pseudomonadota bacterium, one region contains:
- a CDS encoding glycosyltransferase family 2 protein produces the protein MADQLAQPKLARADLVFEPSAEDIAMVRASEYYDPKWYCSTYPDTELLGMDPCLHFLRYGRLLRRDPGPGFETGFYLDTYSDAGAGNPLLTHLRAHDRDRRPVTRAALLARMTDLERDMREQWCADGPSAPPSRKISYCTPVMGRLDDLKGTLDWNLKANAEFRDQVEFLIVVFDADTEIRDWIAGNFPEAISDGYLRVVRDVETLDSWHFGKAKNAFRAHLRGQVYSSLDADNFVTAGETRMLLDLLMAYPAGFIFHHFSGNWGDGTSGRISMPTSIYRHVGYHGLSMPRQFDEIDVILGAMTEFPALPFIGVSEGKHIFKISGSARNYLQDEKLPNRRAFIGKVADHRSPLNPRGADYVSTEALFREMGNFNAALSVQRHSKSEDLAPKYRSRVQTYKHRLIEALPADGILRDLFHIEPLPEIDPITQRSICAVACVHNEQDFLSSFVNHHRKLGVTHFLLIDDHSTQPVRDLDLGDNVLALRPKIGTFRTCKTLWMEGLIKALVPAGTWLCILDADEMLQLPAPFGTLGDLTGHLAQQGRDFATCLLLDMLPDLRMPPDGTDISEDDVTATFGWFCDMPGPASQTYRETGSISWGFGPYADLSWRFDARFHAFGTFDSLRKLSICRYQPGRHLNQGFHSFHYTDDTPQPGPDIWTLNPIVPVFHYKLVKLFSDAHRSRMLQQAEGYHARTQQNIGRIFGEGAEGAVAKLASLASHLRPASDALLPGVFAQNRQTTEDA, from the coding sequence ATGGCGGACCAGCTTGCACAACCAAAGCTTGCTCGAGCGGATCTCGTCTTCGAACCGTCCGCCGAGGACATCGCCATGGTGCGCGCCTCGGAGTACTACGACCCCAAGTGGTACTGCTCGACCTACCCAGACACGGAACTCCTTGGAATGGACCCGTGCCTGCATTTCCTACGGTATGGACGGCTCTTGCGGCGCGACCCGGGCCCTGGCTTCGAAACCGGCTTTTACCTTGATACCTACTCCGATGCAGGTGCAGGAAATCCGCTCCTTACGCACTTGCGCGCGCATGACCGTGACAGGCGCCCTGTGACACGCGCCGCTCTTCTGGCGCGCATGACGGATTTGGAGCGGGACATGCGGGAGCAGTGGTGCGCCGACGGCCCCAGCGCGCCGCCCTCTCGCAAAATTTCCTACTGCACTCCGGTCATGGGCCGTCTCGATGACCTCAAGGGCACGCTTGACTGGAACCTCAAGGCGAACGCTGAATTTCGGGATCAGGTCGAGTTCCTCATCGTGGTCTTCGACGCGGACACCGAGATCCGAGATTGGATCGCGGGCAATTTTCCCGAAGCCATAAGCGATGGCTATCTGCGCGTTGTGCGCGATGTCGAGACTCTCGACAGCTGGCATTTCGGGAAGGCAAAGAACGCCTTCCGAGCGCATCTGCGCGGGCAGGTCTACTCTAGCCTCGATGCCGATAACTTTGTGACAGCAGGCGAAACCCGCATGCTGCTCGATCTCCTCATGGCCTATCCGGCGGGGTTCATCTTTCACCATTTCAGCGGGAATTGGGGAGATGGCACGAGCGGGCGGATCAGCATGCCCACCTCGATCTACAGGCATGTTGGATACCATGGACTTTCCATGCCGCGCCAGTTCGATGAGATCGACGTTATCCTCGGGGCCATGACCGAGTTCCCCGCCCTGCCCTTCATCGGGGTCAGCGAAGGAAAGCACATATTCAAGATCTCGGGGAGCGCACGGAACTATCTGCAGGACGAGAAGCTCCCAAACAGGAGGGCCTTCATCGGAAAAGTGGCGGACCATCGATCGCCGCTGAACCCACGTGGCGCGGATTACGTGAGCACAGAGGCGCTCTTTCGCGAGATGGGAAATTTCAATGCCGCCCTGAGCGTCCAGAGGCATTCGAAATCCGAGGACTTGGCGCCGAAGTATCGGTCCCGCGTCCAGACCTACAAACATCGGCTGATCGAGGCGCTCCCGGCAGACGGCATCCTGCGAGACCTGTTCCATATCGAGCCGCTCCCGGAGATAGACCCGATCACACAGCGGAGCATCTGCGCCGTGGCCTGTGTGCATAACGAGCAGGATTTCCTATCGAGCTTCGTGAACCATCATCGCAAGCTCGGGGTTACGCATTTTCTGCTCATCGACGATCATTCGACCCAGCCTGTCAGGGATCTCGATCTGGGAGACAATGTTCTCGCGTTGCGGCCCAAGATCGGCACTTTCAGGACCTGCAAGACACTTTGGATGGAGGGCTTGATCAAGGCCCTCGTTCCCGCTGGTACTTGGCTCTGCATCCTCGACGCGGATGAAATGCTTCAGCTGCCTGCGCCGTTCGGCACCCTCGGCGATTTGACGGGCCACCTTGCGCAGCAAGGTCGCGATTTTGCCACCTGCCTCCTACTCGACATGCTGCCCGATCTGCGGATGCCGCCCGATGGCACGGACATAAGCGAGGACGATGTCACAGCCACCTTTGGCTGGTTCTGCGACATGCCCGGCCCGGCATCGCAGACCTATCGAGAAACCGGATCTATTTCCTGGGGTTTCGGGCCCTATGCAGACCTGTCCTGGCGCTTTGATGCCCGGTTTCACGCCTTTGGAACCTTCGATTCCCTGCGCAAACTGTCAATCTGCCGATACCAACCGGGTCGACATCTGAACCAAGGCTTTCACAGCTTTCACTACACAGATGACACGCCCCAACCGGGGCCAGACATCTGGACCCTCAACCCGATCGTTCCGGTGTTTCACTACAAGCTGGTGAAGCTGTTCTCGGATGCCCACCGGTCCCGCATGCTGCAGCAGGCGGAGGGCTATCACGCCCGGACCCAGCAAAATATCGGCCGCATTTTCGGGGAAGGCGCGGAAGGGGCGGTCGCAAAGCTCGCAAGCCTTGCGAGCCACCTCAGGCCAGCTTCGGATGCGCTCCTCCCCGGCGTTTTCGCGCAGAACAGACAAACGACCGAGGACGCCTGA
- a CDS encoding glycosyltransferase, protein MKLLFVHQNMPGQYREMLRWLVAIGGHQIVFLTQRRDVKLKGVAVRVYSPIHRPSDDAFGLSKPWEESSAAGYSAAAAARKLEDDDGFVPDIVIGHTGWGELTFFKDVWPHVPIIGFFEYYYQLTGGIVGYDPEEPVGPHAAYFARGRNVVPHMNIETVDQGICPTYWQRDRFPESFHHKLFVCHDGIRTDLLQPDREVSLRLERLERPLTRDDEVVTYVARNLERVRGFHVVMRALPQILKERPKARVIIVGGEETSYGRDIEHPKGLRGQLAEELGTNVDWSRVHFLGRVSYPDFCNVIKLGRCHLYMSMPFVLSWSLLEAMSMEATVIGSDTEPVREVIEHGKTGLLADYFRPETLARQVVDVLARPDDYAHIGPAARAQTVERYDFATRCLPEHVAQINALVPEALALKVRIPGS, encoded by the coding sequence ATGAAGTTACTTTTCGTGCATCAGAACATGCCCGGCCAGTATCGCGAAATGCTGCGATGGCTGGTGGCGATCGGGGGGCATCAGATCGTCTTCCTGACCCAGCGCCGCGATGTGAAGCTGAAAGGGGTAGCCGTCCGCGTCTATTCCCCGATCCACAGGCCGTCGGACGACGCCTTTGGATTGTCCAAACCATGGGAAGAGAGTTCGGCCGCCGGCTACAGCGCGGCGGCGGCGGCCCGAAAGCTCGAGGACGACGACGGGTTCGTGCCCGATATCGTCATCGGTCATACCGGATGGGGCGAGCTGACATTCTTCAAGGATGTATGGCCTCACGTTCCGATCATCGGGTTCTTCGAATATTACTACCAGCTCACGGGCGGCATCGTCGGCTACGATCCCGAAGAGCCCGTGGGCCCACACGCGGCCTACTTCGCGCGTGGCCGGAATGTCGTCCCACATATGAACATCGAGACGGTCGACCAGGGCATTTGCCCGACCTACTGGCAACGAGACCGCTTTCCGGAGAGCTTCCATCACAAGCTCTTTGTCTGCCACGACGGCATCCGCACCGACCTTCTCCAGCCGGATCGCGAGGTGAGCTTGCGACTGGAGCGCCTCGAACGACCGCTGACACGCGATGACGAAGTGGTGACCTATGTGGCGCGAAACCTCGAGCGCGTGCGCGGCTTCCATGTCGTAATGCGTGCGCTGCCGCAAATCCTCAAGGAGCGGCCGAAGGCTCGTGTCATCATCGTGGGGGGTGAAGAGACGTCCTACGGTCGTGATATCGAACACCCGAAAGGCCTGCGCGGCCAACTGGCCGAGGAGCTTGGGACGAACGTGGACTGGAGCCGTGTCCATTTCCTCGGACGTGTGTCCTACCCTGACTTTTGCAACGTCATCAAGCTCGGGCGGTGCCACCTCTACATGTCGATGCCCTTCGTATTGTCCTGGTCCCTCCTTGAGGCCATGTCGATGGAGGCCACGGTCATCGGCTCGGACACAGAGCCGGTCCGCGAGGTGATCGAGCACGGAAAAACAGGTCTTCTGGCCGATTATTTCCGCCCGGAGACGCTGGCGCGGCAGGTCGTCGACGTTCTCGCGCGCCCGGATGACTATGCCCATATCGGCCCTGCAGCACGGGCGCAGACAGTGGAGCGCTATGACTTCGCCACGCGATGCCTCCCCGAGCACGTCGCCCAAATCAACGCGCTCGTTCCCGAGGCCCTCGCGCTGAAAGTGCGCATTCCCGGCAGCTGA
- a CDS encoding glycosyltransferase family 2 protein, with translation MKRDAAPLRIILKTRNEPFFLRDWFRHHAAIVGPEHLIIADNMSDDPDVLSLLAELSHRAHVFQFDAFHDDLHKRELFQPFYSALEDTCDWSMLLDTDERLTWMDRSGWIADHRLVDRVMQRTTDAHALPGLLVENQPGSRDHLRFPQKTDRLASVLHWGKPALASSHGRKLTGAQCHNIQFPSEMFSADVPPCLVAVHLCNLDPQQRMRANREKLAARGVCGWDTPFIEIARIDVSTEQRSVIRRCVLEIDRLLKAAPIKPDSRGAVVMRADGTLGFSSSAAEQAFEYVQSNGAEMLRAASR, from the coding sequence TTGAAGCGTGATGCAGCGCCGCTGCGGATAATTCTCAAGACCCGCAACGAGCCTTTCTTTCTAAGGGACTGGTTCCGTCACCACGCGGCAATCGTGGGCCCGGAGCACTTGATCATCGCCGACAACATGTCCGACGATCCTGATGTCCTTTCGCTGCTTGCCGAGCTGTCTCATCGCGCGCACGTCTTTCAATTCGACGCCTTCCATGACGACCTGCACAAGCGCGAACTCTTTCAGCCGTTCTATTCGGCGCTTGAAGACACGTGCGATTGGTCGATGCTCCTCGATACCGACGAACGCCTGACCTGGATGGACCGTTCGGGCTGGATTGCCGACCATCGCCTCGTCGATCGCGTTATGCAGCGCACAACGGACGCGCACGCTTTGCCGGGGCTTCTTGTCGAAAACCAGCCTGGCTCCCGCGATCATCTGCGCTTTCCACAAAAGACCGACCGCCTAGCCTCGGTGCTTCATTGGGGCAAACCAGCGCTTGCCTCGAGTCATGGCAGGAAGCTGACTGGGGCGCAGTGCCATAACATTCAGTTCCCAAGCGAGATGTTTAGCGCGGACGTGCCGCCATGCCTTGTTGCGGTGCATCTTTGCAACCTCGACCCCCAGCAGCGCATGCGGGCGAACCGCGAGAAACTGGCGGCACGCGGTGTTTGCGGATGGGATACCCCGTTCATCGAGATCGCGCGAATTGATGTCTCCACTGAGCAGCGCAGTGTGATACGGCGCTGCGTTCTAGAGATCGACCGCTTGCTCAAGGCCGCGCCTATCAAGCCGGATAGTCGGGGCGCCGTCGTTATGCGCGCGGATGGCACTCTTGGGTTTTCGAGCAGCGCGGCGGAACAGGCATTCGAATATGTTCAAAGCAACGGCGCGGAGATGCTAAGGGCTGCCTCTCGTTAG
- a CDS encoding ABC transporter ATP-binding protein — MIRLQGLSKTYFLNGRSKVVADNLNVTFPTGKSVALLGRNGAGKSSLLKMIAGTMDPDSGEVISNGTISWPVGFAGSFHPELTGAQNVRFVARIYGVDTYMLLDFVEDFAELGQHFHLPFRSYSSGMRSRLAFGTSMGIKFDTYLVDEVTSVGDAAFKHKSEEVFKARMEKSGAIVVSHTTPMLRRICDAGAVLENGKLRYFDDVGNAIDYYHGVIGSEDDG; from the coding sequence ATGATCCGGTTGCAAGGTCTGTCCAAGACATACTTCCTGAATGGTCGCAGCAAGGTGGTGGCCGACAATCTGAACGTCACTTTCCCCACCGGCAAATCCGTTGCGCTTCTGGGCCGGAACGGAGCCGGGAAGTCGAGCTTGCTCAAGATGATCGCAGGCACGATGGACCCAGACAGCGGCGAGGTGATCTCGAACGGTACGATTTCATGGCCTGTAGGGTTCGCAGGCAGTTTTCACCCGGAGCTGACCGGCGCTCAGAACGTGCGTTTCGTGGCGCGGATCTACGGTGTCGATACTTACATGCTGCTCGATTTCGTCGAAGACTTCGCGGAGTTGGGGCAGCATTTCCACCTGCCATTCCGAAGCTATTCGTCAGGCATGCGCTCCCGGCTCGCATTCGGCACGTCCATGGGGATCAAGTTCGATACCTACCTGGTGGACGAGGTCACCTCGGTCGGCGACGCGGCATTCAAACACAAGAGCGAAGAGGTCTTCAAAGCGCGCATGGAAAAGAGCGGGGCGATCGTCGTGAGCCACACAACGCCTATGCTGCGCCGGATTTGCGACGCAGGCGCCGTCCTCGAGAATGGAAAGCTACGGTACTTTGACGACGTGGGAAACGCGATCGACTACTACCACGGGGTCATCGGAAGCGAGGACGATGGCTAG